The sequence tgtgtgtgtgtgtttatgtgtgtgtgtgtgcgtgtgtgtgtgtgtaatgtgtgtgtaatgtgtgtgtgtgtgtgtgtgtgtgtgtgtaatgtgtgtgtaatgtgtgtgtgtgtgtgtgtgtatgtttgtgtgtgtgtgtgtgtgtaatgtgtgtgtatgtgtgtgtgtatgtgtgtgtgtatgtgttgtgtgtgtgtaatgtgtgtgtaatgtgtgtctaatgcgtgtatgtttgtgtgtgtatgtgtgtgtgtgtgtgtgtgtgtctaatgcgtgtatgtgtgtgtgtgtgtgtgtgtgtgtgtatgtgtgtgtgtgtatgtgtgtgtgcgtgcgtgcgtgcgtgtgtgtgtaatgtgtgtgtgtgtgtgtgtgtgtatgtatgtgtgtgtgcgtgcgtgcgtgcgtgtgtaatgtgtgtgtgtgtgtgtgtgtgtgtgtgtgtgtgtgtgagtgtgtgtgtgtgtgtgtgtgtgtgtgtgtgtgtgtgtgtgtgtgtgtgtgagtgtgtgtgtgtgtgagtgtgtgtgtgtgtgtgtgtgtgtgtgtgtgtatgtgtgtgtgtgtgtgtgtgtgtgtgtgtgtgtgtgtgtgtatgtgtgtgtgtgtgtaatgtgtgtaatgtgtgtctaatgcgtgtatgtttgtgtgtgtatgtgtgtgtgtgtgtgtgtgtgtctaatgcgtgtatgtgtgtgcgtgtgcgtgtgtgtgtgtgtgtgtgtgtgtgtgtgtgttgtgtgtgtgtgtgtgtgtgtgtgtgcgtgcgtgcgtgcgcgtgtgtgtgtgtgtgtgtgtgtgtgtgtgtgtttacctgtgctgCCTCCCAGCCCCAGGCTCTGTACTTGGGGTCGTGTGTGAACCTCCACATGTACCAGTACGTCTCGATCACCTCCGGCCGCAGGATGTAATACTTCTCATTCTGCCGCACAGCCACCGCCTCCACCCCACCGTCAAACTTAAACGCCTCTGGACCCAGCTTcagcactgcagagagagagagggagggagggagagagagagagggagagggagggggagggggagagggagagagagagagggagggagagggagggagggagagggagggagggagagggagagagtgagagagagagggggagagggagagagagggagggagggagagagagggggagagggagagggggagggagagggagagagtgagagagagggggagagggagggggagagagggagagagggagggagggagagggaggaaaaatGAGAGGAACAGTCAAGCTTTGGCAGCACATATATtgtttcatgccaataaagcattttttgaATTTGtgctggagagggaggagtgagtTATGCACACAGAGCAGGCTGAGACAGGTCCtcagtgcagtgcattgtgggaaggacCGTGTGTTAATGAACATGTGCTTGCATAGGTCTtgtaacaggtgtgtgagagagagggagggagagagggagagggagagggagagagggagagggagggagagagagagagggagggagagggagggagggagagggagggagatggagagagggagagggagagggagggagatggagagagagagagagagagagagagagagagagagagagagagggagaggggagagggagagggagagagtgtgagtgagagtgagagtgagagtgagagtgagagtgagagtgtgagtgtgagtgtgagtgtgtgagagagggagagagagaaagagagagagggagagggagagagaaggagagagacacacctgTGCGGTCGTAGGACTCGTGACAGGTGTGTGCGATCTCCGCCCCCAGCTGCAGGTAGTGCCCCGCCTTGTCGTCAGGGGAACCGTCGGCGCCCAGTGCGAACATGCCCCCGGCGAAGCAGGTCAGGTGACCCATCTTGCGCTCCAGGTGGCCGTTCTTCCACTCGCCGATGAAGGTGAGCCCACCGCTCGACTTACGGATCAGGTGACGCTCAATGGCCTGGGAGGGGCGGAGTCACAGTGAGCCAGACACACCCCTTCAACTCTGATTATCCACAACACCACTGCGCTCCGCTATCCCACAATCCACCACTGCACTCAGCTATCCCACAATCCATCACTGCGCTCAGCTATCCCACAATCCATCACTGCACTCAGCTATCCCACAATCCACCACTGCACTCAGCTATCCCACAATCCACCACTGCTGCATTCAGCTATCCCACAATCCACCACTGCACTCAGCTATCCCACAATCCACCACTGCACTCAGCTATCCCACAATCCACCACTGCACTCAGCTATCCCACAATCCATCACTGCACTCAGCTATCCCACAATCCAACACTTCTGCACTCAGCTATCCCACAATCCAACACTATGCCGAGGTATCCCAGaacccccctcacctccacgGCCTGGTCGTAGGTGGTGCGGGCCTCACTGTCGGTCCGGTCGGACATCAGCCAGGCCTTCAGCAGGTACTCATAGAAGCTGTCCCCCAGCCCTCCCACAGAGCTGTGGTCTGAGAGGAACACACACTGCCTTAGAGcaccacgcacgcacgcacgcacgcacgcacgcacgcacgcacgcacgcacgcacgcacgcacgcacgcactcactcactgccttagagcaactcactcactcactcactcactcactcactcactcactcactcactcactcactcactcactcactcactcactcactcactcactcactcactcactcactcactcactcactcactcactcactcactcactcactcactcactcactcactcactcactcactcactcactggaaCAGCTCGTGTTGCACTTACATTTATTGTGCAGTCACTGCAAGTTGGGatattatggaaaaaaaatatataatttcaccaga is a genomic window of Conger conger unplaced genomic scaffold, fConCon1.1 SCAFFOLD_324, whole genome shotgun sequence containing:
- the LOC133121193 gene encoding mannosyl-oligosaccharide 1,2-alpha-mannosidase IB-like gives rise to the protein MSDRTDSEARTTYDQAVEAIERHLIRKSSGGLTFIGEWKNGHLERKMGHLTCFAGGMFALGADGSPDDKAGHYLQLGAEIAHTCHESYDRTVLKLGPEAFKFDGGVEAVAVRQNEKYYILRPEVIETYWYMWRFTHDPKYRAWGWEAAQ